The Novosphingobium sp. Gsoil 351 genome contains the following window.
GGTATTTGCGGTGTTGGGTGGGGGACTGGTCTACGCAGCTTCCGCCTACGCAAGGGTGGAGGGTGTCGCCCTGGCGCTCGCCGGGATCTTGGCGTTGTTCGCGACATGGTTCCTGTTCCGTATCGTCGCGCTGGCGGTTCTCCAGCTGTTCGGTGACGAGGTGGTCCAGGCGGTCGAAGCCCGGCACTATCCCTCTGCCGCCGCTTCCGCCCGCGCGTTGGGCTGGCGCGAGGAGGTGCGGGTTGGCCTGCGTAGCCTTGGCCGGACGCTGGGCTATAATCTGGTGGCGCTGCCGGTGGCGCTGCTTCTGCTGGTGACCGGGGTCGGCACCGCGCTTGTGTTTGTAGGGGTCAACGCGGTGCTGCTCGGACGCGAGCTGACCGAGATGGTGGCGCTGCGCCATCGCGACGACGCGGGCAACGCGCCCCTGCCGGGATTTGCGAAGCGGACGCTGCTCGGCGGGGTGGTGGTCGCGCTCCTGATCGTGCCGTTCGTCAACCTCGTCGCCCCGGTGCTCGGCGCGGCGGCTGCGACGCATATCGTCCATCGGCGACGCAAGTCATGATTCGCGTCTCGGCCGCGTTGCTGGCGGTGACGCTGGCCGGGTGCGCGACCACGCCTCCCGTGGCCAAACCAGCCTCGACCGGCATTTCCCGGCCCGCGGCTACCAGGGCGGTCCCGACCCGCGTGCGCCCCTCGCGCAAGCCGCCGGTCAACGCGACCCCGCAGTTCGTTCCCGGCGTCGAAGGCGTGATCGGCAACGACGCCGCGGGACTTATCCGCCAGTTCGGCAAGCCGCGCCTCGACGTGATCGAGGGCGACGCGCGCAAGTTGCAGTTTTCCGGAACGGCCTGCGTGCTCGACGCCTATCTCTATCCGCCGGTCGAAGGCAGGGAGCCGCTTGCGACCTACATCGACGCGCGGCGGGCGAGCGACGGCCAGGATGTCGATCGCGCGGCGTGCATCGCCGCGCTGCGCGCTCCTAGACCGTAAAGCTCTCGCCGCAGCCGCAGGCGCCTTTGGCATTGGGGTTGGCGAACACGAACCCGGCGGCGAAATCGTCTTCCTGCCAGTCCATCGTGCTGCCGATCAGATAGAGCACGCTGGCGGCGTCGATGAAGAACAGGCCGCCGGGGGTCTCGATCTTCTCGTCGAACGCGGCAGCCTCGGTCACATAGTCGACTGAATAGGCGAGGCCCGAGCAGCCCCGACGCGGGGTCGAAAGCTTGACCCCGATCGCGCCTTCGGGCGCCTTGGCCATCAGCTCGGCCACGCGCGCCTCGGCGGCGGGAGTGAGGGCCACCGCGGCTGGGCGGGGCCGAATGGTCCCAATGTTCGCACTCATCATAGCATCCCCAGTTCGAGTCTGGCCTCGTCGCTCATCTTGGCCGGGTCCCAGGCGGGTTCCCACACCAGGTTGACCTCGGCGTCACGCACGCCAGGGACCGCGCCAACGCGCAGTTCGACCTCACCGGGCATCGATTCGGCGACGGGACAGTGCGGCGTGGTCAGCGTCATTGCCACCGTGACGTCGCCCTCGGGGCTGACCTCGACGCCGTAGATCAGCCCGAGTTCGTAGATGTTGACCGGGATTTCGGGATCGTAGATTTCCTTGAGCGCGTCGATCACGCCGTCGTAGATCGCTCCGCCGGGTTGGTCGGCGGAAACTGCGGGAGGTTTGGCCGAGAGGAACCCGTCGAGGTAGTCGCGCTTGCGGCTGAGCTTCTCGGCTGGCGTCTCGTCGACATCCACGCGCGCCCGCGGCGGCGGGGCGATGCCTTCGACTTCCTCAACTTCGAAACCGCTCATCCGAAAATCCTCATCGTCCGTTCGATCCCGCGGACAAGCGCCGCGACATCGCTTTCATCCGAATACAGCCCGAAACTCGCCCGCGCGGTGGCGGGAACGCCGAGATGCTCCATCAGGGGCTGCGCGCAATGGTGCCCGGCGCGGATCGCGACGTTCTCTTCGTCCAATATGGTGCCCAGGTCGTGCGGATGCACCCCTGCAGCGTGAAACTGACGATGCCGGCGGCGTCCTCGGGCCCGAACAGCGTTGCCGAGTTGATCGAGCGCAGTGCTTCACGGGTCTGGCGGACCAGCGCCGTCTCATGCGCGTGGATCGCTTCGAGGCCAACGCTGCTCACATAGTCGATCGCCGCGGCCAGTCCGATCGCCTCGACGATCGCCGGGGTGCCCGCCTCGAACCGCGCGGGCGGCGGGAGGAAGCTGGTGCGCTCGAACGTCACCCGCTCGATCATCGCCCCGCCGCCCTGCCACGGCGGCATCGCCTCGAGCAGGTCCGCACGCCCCCACAACGCGCCGATCCCGGTCGGGCCGTAGAGCTTGTGGCTTGAGAAAACGTAGAAGTCGCAACCCAGCGCGGCGACGTCGACCGGCATCCGCGGGACCGCCTGGCAGCCGTCCAGCAGCAGCTTCGCGCCCACCGAATGCGCCAGGGCGGCGGCACGCTTGGCGTCGAGCACGCTCCCCAGCACGTTGGAAACGTGCGCGAACGCGACCATTGTGTGCTCAGGGGTAAGCATCGCCTCGGCGGCGTCGAGGTCGATCCGGCCGTCGTGGGTCAGCGGACAGACATCGATCTGCCAACCCGCGAGTTGCCATGGCACGATGTTCGAATGGTGCTCTAGCGTGGAGAGCAGAACCCGGCCTTTGTTGGGATATCGGTAGGCGACCAGGTTGATCGCCTCGGTCGCGCCGCGGGTGAAGACGATCTCGTCCTCGCGCCCGCCGATGAACGACGCGACCCCCCGCCGGGCGGATTCGTAGCCCAGCGTCATCTCGGCCGAGCGGGTGTAGACCCCGCGATGGACGGTGGCGTAGTCCGCCCCGATCGCGCCGGTGGTCGCGTCGATGACGGCCTGGGGTTTCTGCGCGGTGGCGGCGGAATCGAGGTAGTGCCAGCGCGAGCCGTCGAGGTTGGCGAGGCCGGGGAAATCCCGCGCCAAATTCCCAACCCCGGTCCTGAGCGGAACTTTGGTGAGTGTATTCACACCAGCACCTCCAGCCGCGCCAGCGCCGCGGAGGTCAGCGCTTCCTCGTCCGCCGCGCCGACGAACGCCTCGGCGATGAACGCCTGGAGCATCAGCCGCTTGGCCTCGCCGGGCGGAATCCCGCGGCTGGCCATGTAGAACAGCGCCTGCGCATCCAGTTCGCCGATCGCGCACCCGTGCGCGCACTTAACGTCGTCGGCGTAGATTTCGAGCTCGGGCTTGGCGTTCGCGGTCGCGGTGCGGTCGAGCAGCATCGCGCGCACCGATTGCGCCGCGTCGGTTCCGTCCGCCCCACGCGCCACCGCGACTTTGCCGAGATAGGTGCCGGTGGCGTGGCCGGCGAGGACTGACCGGATCGTCTGGCGGCTGGTCGCGTTAGGCGCGGCGTGGGTCACGGTGGTGACGATCTCCAACGTTTCGCTCGCGCCGCCCAACTGCGCGGCGCCGAGCATGAAGTCCGCGCCTTCGCCCAGCGACACCGAGAGCGCGATGCGGCCATAGGCGACCCGTGCGTTGAGGATGCGCAGATCGAACCGCGCGCCCGCTTCCAGCACAATCGAAAGCGACCGCACCGGCGCCTCGGCGCTGGCGACAATCGTCAGTGCGCCCGTCTCCCCCGCCGCGACCGCAATCGTCTCGACCGCGACCGGCCACAACGGCGCGAGTGCCTCCAGGTCCGCGTAGCGGAAATCTTCATCGCGGCGGGAGGGCAGCGCGAGGACGGTCATGCCGCGACCGCCTCGTATCCCTCGGCCTCGAGCCGGTGCGCCAGTTCGGGCCCGCCGGTCTTCACGATCCGCCCGTCCGACAGGATATGGACGAAATCGGGGCGGACGTAGTCGAGCAGACGCTGGTAGTGGGTGATCAGGAGGACCGCCTTTTCGGGCCGGCGCATGATCGCGTTGATCCCGTCGCCGACCACGCGCAGCGCATCGATGTCGAGGCCCGAATCGGTCTCATCGAGGATTGCCAGCGCCGGATCGAGGATGCCCATCTGGACCATCTCGGCGCGCTTCTTCTCGCCGCCCGAAAAGCCGACGTTCACCGGGCGCTTGAGCATGTCCATGTCGAGCTTCAGGAGCGCCGCTTTTTCGCGCGCCAGCTTGAGGAATTCGGCGCCGGACAGCGGGGGTTCGCCGCGCGCCTTGCGCTGGGAATTGAGGCTTTCGCGCAGAAACTGGACGAACGACACGCCGGGGATTTCGACCGGGTACTGGAACCCCAGGAACAACCCCGCGGCGGCGCGCTCGTGGGGGGCGAGGGCCAGAAGGTCTTGCCCTTCAAGCGTGACCGAACCCGAAGTCACCTCATACCCCGGCCGGCCGCCGAGCACATACGACAGCGTCGATTTCCCCGCCCCGTTCGGCCCCATGATCGCATGAATCTCGCCCGCCCCGATGGCGAGCGAAAGCCCCTTGAGGATCGGCTTGCCACCGACGTCGGCGTGGAGGTTATCGATTTGGAGCATTAGTTTTCTTTTTTTCTATGACGAATTCATGGGATTGCTCGATCACGGGGGCGCCATTCACCAGCAGTTGCTTGACGCCTTTGGCAATCGCCACACCGGTTCCACCATCTATGATGCCGCCGCAGTCAATGGCGTTGGCGCGCTTTACGGCACCGCAATCGCCATTCTGGTGGCCGTCGCAACGATCATGGCCCATCACCCCACGCTCCCCTCAAGGCTGATCCCGAGGAGCTTCTGCGCCTCGACCGCGAACTCCATCGGCAGCTGCTGGAGCACCTCCTTGGCGAAGCCGTTTACGATCAGCGCGACCGCCTCTTCCTGCCCCAGCCCGCGCTGCATGGCGTAGAACAACTGGTCGTCGGAAATCTTGCTGGTGGTCGCCTCGTGCTCGATCTGCGCCGAGGGGTTCCTTACCTCGATGTATGGCACAGTATGCGCCCCGCAGTCGCTCCCCAGCAGCAGCGAATCGCATTGGGTGAAGTTGCGCACGCCTTCCGCGCCGGGCGCCACGCGCACCAGTCCGCGATAGGTGTTGTTCGACTTGCCCGCGCTGATGCCCTTGCTGACGATCGTGCTGCGGCTGCGCTTGCCGTTGTGGATCATCTTGGTGCCGGTGTCGGCCTGCTGGTGGTTGTTGGTCACCGCAACCGAGTAGAACTCGCCCACGCTGTCTTCGCCGTTGAGCACGCAGCTCGGGTACTTCCAGGTGATCGCGCTGCCGGTCTCGACCTGGGTC
Protein-coding sequences here:
- a CDS encoding EI24 domain-containing protein; translation: MLTAFSLALGQLGDRRILAVLAKSLALTVAVFAVLGGGLVYAASAYARVEGVALALAGILALFATWFLFRIVALAVLQLFGDEVVQAVEARHYPSAAASARALGWREEVRVGLRSLGRTLGYNLVALPVALLLLVTGVGTALVFVGVNAVLLGRELTEMVALRHRDDAGNAPLPGFAKRTLLGGVVVALLIVPFVNLVAPVLGAAAATHIVHRRRKS
- a CDS encoding iron-sulfur cluster assembly accessory protein, with amino-acid sequence MSANIGTIRPRPAAVALTPAAEARVAELMAKAPEGAIGVKLSTPRRGCSGLAYSVDYVTEAAAFDEKIETPGGLFFIDAASVLYLIGSTMDWQEDDFAAGFVFANPNAKGACGCGESFTV
- a CDS encoding SUF system Fe-S cluster assembly protein, whose amino-acid sequence is MSGFEVEEVEGIAPPPRARVDVDETPAEKLSRKRDYLDGFLSAKPPAVSADQPGGAIYDGVIDALKEIYDPEIPVNIYELGLIYGVEVSPEGDVTVAMTLTTPHCPVAESMPGEVELRVGAVPGVRDAEVNLVWEPAWDPAKMSDEARLELGML
- a CDS encoding SufD family Fe-S cluster assembly protein; the encoded protein is MTVLALPSRRDEDFRYADLEALAPLWPVAVETIAVAAGETGALTIVASAEAPVRSLSIVLEAGARFDLRILNARVAYGRIALSVSLGEGADFMLGAAQLGGASETLEIVTTVTHAAPNATSRQTIRSVLAGHATGTYLGKVAVARGADGTDAAQSVRAMLLDRTATANAKPELEIYADDVKCAHGCAIGELDAQALFYMASRGIPPGEAKRLMLQAFIAEAFVGAADEEALTSAALARLEVLV
- the sufC gene encoding Fe-S cluster assembly ATPase SufC, translated to MLQIDNLHADVGGKPILKGLSLAIGAGEIHAIMGPNGAGKSTLSYVLGGRPGYEVTSGSVTLEGQDLLALAPHERAAAGLFLGFQYPVEIPGVSFVQFLRESLNSQRKARGEPPLSGAEFLKLAREKAALLKLDMDMLKRPVNVGFSGGEKKRAEMVQMGILDPALAILDETDSGLDIDALRVVGDGINAIMRRPEKAVLLITHYQRLLDYVRPDFVHILSDGRIVKTGGPELAHRLEAEGYEAVAA